One Alnus glutinosa chromosome 3, dhAlnGlut1.1, whole genome shotgun sequence genomic region harbors:
- the LOC133863149 gene encoding zinc finger BED domain-containing protein RICESLEEPER 2-like, with translation MESDSHELEPIEEEYENEDSLEISNSATVDATIELVQDTAINEDPNEKNVYKRKPRRKTSTVWNHFEQVEVCGVKKNQCKWCKSKFTISKSSCTSTLGRHLESCLKYAGSKKKQKVLSVEGKESGGVDIISNFQFDESKVRELLAHMILYHEYPFRIVEHVLFNKFMKACTPHWKKISRATAKSLCFATYEFEKKKLKTLLNRVPKVNITTDMWTSCQKVSYMVVTCHFIDSEWRLNRRVLNFCNIPPPHSGLLIADALHKCFRDWSIESKVCSITVDNAKANDVALRHLRDVFNMRKSLVVGGKLFHVRCCAHITNLMVQDGLSEIGDIVDCVRDGIKFLVASEGRLKQFTETAKNLHLSSKKLFLDVPTRWNSTYLMLSAAYEFKDVFSMYGYNDHQFIWVPSQEDWDKVKSVCELLGVFNRVTKIVSGSDYPTSNLFLPEIWRMKEVLINKCDDGNDYIRTMAHRMKAKFNKYWGECNLLMAIAAILDPRFKLVFIRFCFPKIYQEAEATKNIEYVQRILKEIYDVYLHEHNLNLKEQDLASKVQESSSSNRSVCAVHDEEGGVEIWESFLKSAETVLQPMKSELEMYLEEGVYIPNKNIEFNALDWWKANTLKYNVLSKVAKDILSTPITTVTSESTFSVGGRVIDPHRASLSTETVQKLLCGADWVRSLYGLKKKCGDDQNEGEVEITLPGAI, from the exons aTGGAGAGTGATTCGCATGAACTTGAGCCTATAGAAGAAGAGTATGAGAACGAGGATTCCCTTGAAATTAGTAATAGTGCTACTGTTGATGCAACCATTGAGTTGGTTCAAGATACTGCTATTAATGAGGATCCAAATGAAAAGAATGTATATAAGAGAAAGCCTAGGAGGAAGACTTCTACTGTGTGGAATCATTTTGAGCAAGTTGAGGTCTgtggtgtaaaaaaaaatcaatgtaaatGGTGTAAGAGTAAATTTACCATATCAAAATCAAGTTGTACATCTACTTTAGGTAGACACTTGGAGTCGTGTTTGAAGTATGCTGGttcaaagaagaagcaaaaggtTTTGTCAGTTGAGGGTAAGGAGTCTGGTGGTGTGGacattatttcaaattttcaatttgatgaaaGTAAGGTGAGAGAACTCTTAGCTCACATGATCTTGTATCATGAATATCCTTTTAGAATCGTGGAGCATGTGTTGTTTAATAAGTTTATGAAAGCTTGTACCCCgcattggaaaaaaatttctcgAGCTACTGCTAAAAGTCTTTGCTTTGCCACTTATgaatttgagaagaagaagttgaaaacTTTATTGAATCGGGTCCCCAAAGTTAACATCACAACTGATATGTGGACTTCTTGTCAAAAGGTTTCTTATATGGTTGTGACATGTCATTTTATAGATTCTGAATGGCGGTTAAATAGGCGTGTGTTGAACTTTTGTAATATTCCGCCTCCACACTCTGGACTTCTTATTGCTGATGCACTTCATAAATGTTTTAGAGACTGGAGTATAGAGAGTAAAGTTTGTTCAATCACTGTAGACAATGCCAAGGCAAATGATGTAGCATTAAGGCACTTGAGAGATGTTTTTAATATGAGAAAATCGCTTGTGGTTGGGGGCAAGTTGTTTCATGTGCGTTGTTGTGCACATATAACTAATTTGATGGTTCAGGATGGTCTTAGTGAGATTGGTGATATTGTTGATTGTGTGAGGGATGGAATAAAATTCTTGGTAGCATCAGAGGGAAGATTAAAGCAATTTACTGAAACTGCAAAGAACTTGCATTTGTCATCTAAGAAGCTATTTTTGGACGTTCCTACTCGTTGGAATAGTACATATTTGATGTTATCTGCTGCATATGAGTTTAAGGACGTATTTTCTATGTATGGATACAACGACCATCAATTTATTTGGGTGCCATCGCAAGAAGATTGGGATAAAGTTAAATCTGTCTGTGAACTTTTGGGAGTCTTCAATCGAGTAACCAAGATTGTATCTGGTAGTGACTATCCAACATCAAATTTATTCCTTCCTGAAATTTGGCGAATGAAAGAGGTTCTAATTAATAAATGTGATGATGGAAATGACTACATTAGAACTATGGCACATCGAATGAAAGCCAAGTTTAATAAATACTGGGGCGAGTGCAATTTATTGATGGCAATTGCGGCAATTTTGGATCCAAGGTTTAAGTTGGTGTTCATACGATTCTGTTTTCCGAAGATTTATCAAGAAGCTGAAGCTACGAAGAATATTGAATATGTTCAAAGAATTTTGAAAGAGATATATGATGTGTATCTTCAtgaacataatttaaatctcaaggAACAGGATCTTGCAAGCAAAGTTCAAGAAAGCTCTTCAAGTAATCGTTCAGTCTGTGCAGTTCATGATGAGGAGGGTGGTGTGGAAATTTGGGAGTCATTTCTCAAAAGTGCTGAAACTGTGCTTCAACCTATGAAATCTGAATTAGAAATGTATCTTGAGGAGGGTGTATATATACCTAACAAGAATATCGAATTTAATGCCTTGGATTGGTGGAAAGCGAATACTCTGAAGTATAATGTTTTGTCTAAAGTGGCCAAAGATATTTTGTCAACACCGATTACAACTGTAACTTCGGAGTCTACATTTAGTGTCGGAGGAAGGGTTATTGATCCACATCGAGCATCATTATCAACTGAGACAGTTCAGAAGTTGTTATGTGGGGCTGATTGGGTCAGATCATTGTATGGGCTTAAAAAGAAGTGTGgg gATGATCAAAATGAAGGGGAAGTGGAGATAACTTTGCCAGGGGCAATTTGA